The Citrifermentans bemidjiense Bem genome window below encodes:
- a CDS encoding sigma-54-dependent transcriptional regulator, with protein sequence MIGSILIVDDEKGQRDILTAILTKMGYNIQTASGGEEALQQLQQEEFDLLLTDLKMQGISGMELMERVLADNPSQCVVMMTAHGTIDSAVEAMKKGAFDYLEKPLEREDLILTVQRAFERIGLLQENKALHKKLAETKRLPNMIGEHPKMHEVVRIINKIAPTSTTVLIYGESGTGKELVARAIHDGSPRRDKAFFAINCAAIPDSLMESELFGHEKGAFTGAGTREIGLFEAAEAGTVFLDEIGEMNIAMQAKLLRAIQEKEIRRVGGKVNIPVDVRIISATNKDLEQETRRGNFREDLFYRLNVIRIPLPPLRERGNDIVTLADFFLRKYSASCGIPLKGIAKPALKILLDYNWPGNVRQLESVIERGVLMAESEYIQPEDLPAEVHHEASPAGSLPFDFPAEGISIDNLERDLIVKAMQRTDWVIAKAAPLLGMSYKTLQYRLEKFGIGKPE encoded by the coding sequence ATGATCGGCAGCATCCTGATAGTAGACGACGAGAAGGGGCAGCGGGACATACTCACTGCCATACTCACCAAGATGGGGTACAACATCCAAACCGCCTCGGGCGGTGAAGAGGCGCTGCAGCAACTGCAGCAGGAAGAATTCGACCTCCTCCTCACCGACCTCAAGATGCAGGGAATTTCAGGGATGGAACTCATGGAGCGGGTGCTGGCCGACAACCCCTCCCAGTGCGTGGTGATGATGACCGCCCACGGCACCATCGACTCGGCCGTGGAGGCAATGAAGAAAGGGGCTTTCGACTACCTGGAAAAGCCCCTGGAGCGCGAGGACTTGATCCTCACCGTGCAGCGTGCCTTCGAGCGGATTGGGCTTTTGCAGGAAAACAAGGCGCTGCACAAGAAGCTCGCCGAGACGAAAAGGCTTCCCAACATGATCGGAGAGCACCCGAAGATGCACGAGGTGGTCCGGATCATCAACAAGATAGCCCCAACCTCCACGACGGTCCTCATCTACGGTGAGTCGGGGACGGGGAAGGAACTGGTGGCGCGCGCCATCCACGACGGGAGCCCGCGCAGGGACAAGGCCTTTTTCGCCATCAACTGCGCGGCGATTCCCGACTCGCTGATGGAAAGCGAGCTCTTCGGGCACGAGAAGGGGGCCTTCACCGGCGCGGGGACACGGGAGATCGGCCTTTTCGAGGCAGCCGAGGCGGGAACCGTCTTCCTCGACGAGATCGGCGAGATGAACATCGCCATGCAGGCGAAGCTCTTGCGCGCCATACAGGAGAAGGAGATCCGCAGGGTCGGGGGGAAGGTGAACATCCCCGTCGACGTCAGGATCATCTCCGCCACCAACAAGGACCTGGAGCAGGAGACCCGGCGCGGCAACTTCCGCGAGGACCTCTTCTACAGGCTCAACGTGATCAGGATACCCCTCCCTCCCCTGAGGGAGCGCGGCAACGACATCGTGACGCTGGCCGACTTCTTCCTGAGGAAGTACAGCGCCTCCTGCGGCATTCCCCTGAAAGGGATCGCCAAACCGGCGCTGAAGATCCTGCTCGACTACAACTGGCCCGGCAACGTGCGGCAACTGGAATCGGTCATCGAGCGCGGCGTGCTCATGGCCGAAAGCGAATACATCCAGCCCGAGGACCTGCCGGCCGAGGTGCACCACGAGGCCTCCCCTGCGGGAAGCCTCCCCTTCGACTTCCCGGCCGAGGGGATATCCATCGACAACCTGGAACGGGACCTGATCGTCAAGGCGATGCAGAGAACCGACTGGGTCATCGCCAAAGCGGCACCACTACTCGGTATGAGCTACAAGACGCTGCAATACCGGTTGGAAAAATTCGGCATCGGCAAACCGGAGTAG
- the glgP gene encoding alpha-glucan family phosphorylase produces MNLSSTLHRFTVVPSLPKELAGLQRIAYNLWWSWEPEAIGLFKRLDPELWRLTRHNPLEVLGSLQQATFESLMADEGFMSHLSQVEERLTEYLSSHTWYERHGNSGARIAYFSMEFGLHESLPIYSGGLGILAGDHLKSASDLGLPLVGVGLLYRQGYFRQYLNLEGWQQEIYPENDFYNLPLHQEKDRDGKPVAFSLEYPGRNVRVQVWRVQVGRVNLYLLDTNLEENAPADREITTRLYGGDQELRIRQEILLGIGGIRALRLLGAEPNVCHMNEGHAAFLALERIRSLMEQRQLTFREAMEAVRGGNVFTTHTPVEAGIDHFPPDLLDQYMGHYYRNLGLSREQFMALGMQNHGRSNESFCMAVLAMKLSLHSNGVSELHGEVSRRMWADVWPDLPEEQLPLTYVTNGVHQKSWLSEEMTGLLIRFLGTRWLEQSADQLWRRVSRIPDAELWRTHRRGTEQLVDYARRSLRAQLEKLDASAKEIDAAGDVLDPEILTIGFARRFATYKRGTLLLHDKERLFRILNHPERPVQIVFAGKAHPADHQGKELIRQIVQLSQQPEFRRRIVFLEDYDISVARRLVQGVDIWLNTPLRPLEASGTSGMKVAFNGGLNLSILDGWWCEGYRGNNGWAIGRGEVYDDLAYQNQVESRAIYDLLEKEIVPLFYNRGNDGIPRGWTTFMKSSMQTLCPVFSTDRMVQEYARRCYLPAFEHWERLNRDDLRLAVELARWKERLHGMWGELSIVAVHAEIQKEVMVGEMLPISVQITPGRIPLSEIAVEVYFGVLDSRGAIIGGEIVPLTPVADPEKAGHFGGELECRFCGRHGFMLRVMPRHPELGTVYDPGLILWG; encoded by the coding sequence ATGAACCTGAGCTCAACGCTGCACAGATTTACCGTCGTCCCCTCGCTTCCCAAGGAGCTTGCCGGGCTGCAGCGCATCGCCTACAACCTCTGGTGGAGCTGGGAACCCGAAGCCATCGGCCTTTTCAAACGACTGGACCCCGAACTCTGGCGCCTGACGCGCCACAACCCCCTCGAGGTGCTGGGAAGCCTGCAGCAGGCGACCTTCGAGAGCCTCATGGCGGACGAGGGGTTCATGTCCCACCTCTCGCAGGTAGAGGAACGCCTTACCGAATACCTCTCCTCCCACACCTGGTATGAGCGGCACGGCAACTCCGGCGCCCGCATCGCCTACTTCTCCATGGAATTCGGCCTGCACGAGTCGCTCCCCATCTACTCCGGGGGGCTCGGCATCCTCGCGGGCGACCACCTCAAATCCGCCAGCGATTTAGGGCTCCCTCTGGTCGGTGTCGGGCTTTTGTACCGCCAGGGGTACTTCCGCCAGTACCTGAACCTGGAAGGGTGGCAGCAGGAAATCTACCCCGAAAACGACTTCTACAACCTCCCGCTGCACCAGGAGAAGGACAGGGATGGAAAGCCCGTGGCGTTCTCCCTGGAGTACCCGGGGAGAAACGTGCGGGTGCAGGTCTGGCGGGTGCAGGTAGGCCGCGTCAACCTCTACCTTCTTGACACGAACCTCGAGGAGAATGCCCCCGCCGACCGTGAAATTACCACCAGGCTCTACGGCGGCGACCAGGAGTTGCGGATCAGGCAGGAAATCCTGCTCGGCATCGGCGGCATCCGGGCGCTGAGGCTTTTGGGGGCCGAGCCCAACGTCTGCCACATGAACGAGGGGCACGCCGCCTTCCTGGCGCTGGAGCGGATCCGCTCCCTGATGGAGCAGCGCCAGCTCACCTTCCGGGAGGCGATGGAGGCGGTGAGAGGCGGCAACGTCTTCACCACCCACACGCCGGTTGAGGCCGGGATCGACCATTTCCCCCCCGATCTACTCGACCAGTACATGGGGCATTACTACAGAAACCTGGGGCTTTCCCGCGAGCAGTTCATGGCCCTGGGGATGCAGAACCACGGCAGGAGCAACGAAAGCTTCTGCATGGCGGTGCTCGCCATGAAGCTCTCGCTCCACTCAAACGGGGTAAGCGAACTGCACGGGGAGGTGTCGCGCAGGATGTGGGCGGACGTCTGGCCGGACCTCCCCGAGGAACAGCTGCCGCTTACCTACGTCACCAACGGGGTGCACCAGAAGAGCTGGCTCTCGGAGGAGATGACCGGCCTGTTGATCCGGTTCCTCGGCACCAGGTGGTTGGAACAAAGCGCCGATCAGCTCTGGCGCAGGGTCTCGCGCATCCCGGACGCGGAGCTTTGGCGCACGCACCGGCGCGGCACCGAGCAGCTGGTCGACTACGCCCGCCGCAGCTTGAGGGCGCAGCTGGAGAAGCTCGACGCCTCCGCCAAGGAGATCGACGCGGCAGGCGACGTCCTGGACCCGGAGATACTCACCATCGGCTTCGCGCGCCGCTTCGCCACCTACAAGCGCGGGACGCTCCTGTTGCACGACAAGGAGCGGCTCTTCAGGATACTGAACCACCCCGAGCGGCCGGTGCAGATCGTATTCGCCGGGAAGGCACACCCCGCCGACCACCAGGGAAAGGAGCTGATCCGCCAGATCGTGCAGCTGTCGCAGCAGCCCGAGTTCCGGCGCCGCATCGTCTTTTTGGAGGATTACGACATCTCGGTGGCCCGGCGCCTGGTGCAGGGGGTGGACATCTGGCTCAACACGCCGCTCAGGCCCCTGGAGGCCAGCGGCACCAGCGGGATGAAGGTCGCCTTCAACGGCGGCCTCAACCTGAGCATCCTGGACGGCTGGTGGTGCGAGGGGTACCGCGGGAACAACGGCTGGGCCATAGGGCGCGGCGAGGTGTACGACGACCTGGCCTACCAGAACCAGGTGGAGAGCCGCGCCATCTACGACCTTCTGGAGAAGGAGATCGTGCCCCTTTTCTACAACCGGGGGAACGACGGCATCCCGCGCGGCTGGACCACCTTCATGAAGAGCTCCATGCAGACGCTCTGCCCGGTGTTCAGCACGGACCGGATGGTGCAGGAGTACGCAAGGCGCTGCTACCTTCCCGCCTTCGAACACTGGGAGCGGCTGAACCGCGACGACCTGCGGCTTGCGGTGGAGCTGGCGCGCTGGAAGGAGCGGCTGCACGGCATGTGGGGGGAGCTTTCCATCGTGGCGGTCCACGCCGAGATCCAGAAGGAGGTGATGGTGGGGGAGATGCTACCCATCTCGGTGCAGATCACGCCGGGGCGGATCCCGCTTTCCGAGATCGCGGTGGAGGTCTATTTCGGGGTGCTCGATTCCCGCGGCGCCATCATCGGGGGGGAGATCGTGCCGCTTACGCCGGTGGCAGACCCGGAAAAGGCGGGGCACTTCGGCGGCGAACTGGAGTGCCGCTTCTGCGGGCGGCACGGCTTCATGCTGCGGGTAATGCCCAGGCACCCGGAGCTTGGGACCGTGTACGATCCGGGGCTGATACTCTGGGGTTAG
- the flhB gene encoding flagellar biosynthesis protein FlhB — translation MADEDKHSKTEKPTSKKIEEARNKSGVPRSREMTSAVSLITAMVTLYASSGLFLRTMKTSMQEIFGGLARPELTYAAVHTLMIKEFGYLAIMLAPFILVGIVVGIAVEVTQGGVTVSSEKMKWDLGRLNPIQGVGRLFNKDSVFEVAKSFLKMAIVGYMAYKILTEEMDGIVYLVDQDLMGIMQFIGHISFKLVLHTCGVLIVLAVLDLAFVKWRFMDNLKMTKQEVKDEHKNMEGDPAIKGKMKQKQFQMARRRMRQIIPTADVVVTNPTHYAVALKYDRLKMAAPVVLFKGVDQMALQIKITARENNVTLVENRFLARELYAQVEEGDQIPEALFAAVAEILAYVYSLKKR, via the coding sequence ATGGCAGACGAAGATAAACATTCAAAAACAGAGAAACCTACCAGTAAGAAGATCGAGGAGGCGAGGAACAAGAGCGGGGTCCCGCGCAGCCGCGAGATGACCTCCGCCGTGAGCCTGATCACCGCCATGGTTACCCTCTACGCCAGCTCCGGCCTCTTCCTGAGGACCATGAAGACCAGCATGCAGGAGATCTTCGGCGGCCTGGCGCGCCCCGAGCTCACCTATGCCGCGGTGCACACCCTGATGATCAAGGAGTTCGGCTACTTGGCCATCATGCTGGCCCCCTTCATCCTGGTGGGGATCGTAGTAGGGATAGCGGTGGAGGTGACCCAGGGGGGGGTGACGGTAAGCTCGGAGAAGATGAAGTGGGACCTGGGACGGCTGAACCCGATACAGGGGGTGGGGAGGCTTTTCAACAAGGACTCGGTTTTCGAAGTGGCGAAGTCGTTCCTGAAGATGGCGATCGTCGGCTACATGGCCTACAAGATCCTCACCGAGGAGATGGACGGGATCGTCTACCTCGTCGACCAGGACCTGATGGGGATCATGCAGTTCATCGGTCACATATCCTTCAAGCTCGTGCTGCACACCTGCGGCGTGCTGATCGTACTGGCGGTGCTGGATCTTGCCTTCGTGAAGTGGCGCTTCATGGATAACCTGAAGATGACCAAGCAGGAGGTCAAGGACGAGCACAAGAACATGGAGGGGGACCCGGCCATCAAGGGGAAGATGAAGCAGAAGCAGTTTCAGATGGCCCGCCGCCGCATGAGGCAGATCATCCCCACCGCCGACGTGGTGGTCACCAACCCGACCCACTACGCGGTGGCGCTCAAGTACGACCGGCTCAAGATGGCGGCGCCGGTGGTGCTCTTCAAGGGGGTGGACCAGATGGCGCTGCAGATCAAGATCACGGCGCGGGAGAACAACGTCACCCTGGTGGAGAACCGCTTCCTGGCCCGCGAACTCTACGCCCAGGTGGAGGAGGGGGACCAGATACCCGAGGCGCTCTTCGCCGCCGTCGCCGAGATCCTCGCCTACGTCTACAGCCTCAAAAAAAGGTGA
- the fliR gene encoding flagellar biosynthetic protein FliR, translating to MFQNLPLTSLADLIPLALVLARVAGLFSAIPMFGARLVPARVKMGLIFAMTLLIFPVIKPHVVPNVSDSLGLMLLVLQETLIGLTLGAVSQFIFAAVEFCGQLVGTQMGISMAAQFDPATQNNVPTMAIFQGALATLLFLAFNVHEYFIRGIVDSYRVVPLGAWHVSGGLLKFLVETSTGIFIIAIKLAAPVSVALLATSVALGIVARSFPAMNVFMVSMPLNIGIGFVILGISLPVFVRVLQGSFGQVVDQMRTLFRLLA from the coding sequence GTGTTCCAGAACCTGCCCCTGACATCGCTCGCCGACCTGATCCCGCTGGCCCTGGTCCTGGCGCGGGTGGCGGGGCTTTTCTCGGCGATCCCCATGTTCGGGGCGAGGCTCGTCCCCGCCCGGGTCAAAATGGGGCTCATCTTCGCCATGACCCTCCTCATTTTCCCCGTCATCAAGCCCCATGTCGTACCCAACGTCTCGGACTCGCTGGGGCTCATGCTCCTCGTGCTGCAGGAAACCCTGATCGGGCTCACCCTGGGGGCCGTTTCGCAGTTCATCTTCGCCGCGGTCGAGTTCTGCGGGCAGCTGGTCGGGACCCAGATGGGGATCAGCATGGCCGCCCAGTTCGACCCCGCCACCCAGAACAACGTCCCCACCATGGCGATCTTCCAGGGGGCGCTCGCCACCCTGCTCTTCCTCGCCTTCAACGTGCACGAGTACTTCATCCGAGGCATCGTGGACAGCTATCGGGTGGTCCCGCTCGGGGCCTGGCACGTGAGCGGCGGGCTCCTGAAGTTCCTGGTCGAGACCAGCACCGGTATCTTCATCATCGCTATCAAGCTCGCCGCCCCGGTGTCGGTGGCGCTCCTGGCCACCAGCGTCGCCCTCGGCATCGTCGCCCGCAGCTTCCCCGCCATGAACGTCTTCATGGTGAGCATGCCCCTCAACATCGGGATCGGCTTCGTCATCCTCGGCATCTCCCTTCCCGTCTTCGTGCGGGTGCTGCAGGGGAGTTTCGGGCAGGTGGTGGATCAGATGAGGACCCTCTTCAGGCTTCTGGCCTAG
- the fliQ gene encoding flagellar biosynthesis protein FliQ gives MTPEMVVQLGRRSFEAVILLSAPLLICALVVGLLISIFQAVTSINEATLAFAPKIVAVMVAMVVFFPWMMMYMSDFTREIYGMIANMRH, from the coding sequence ATGACCCCGGAAATGGTAGTCCAACTCGGCAGAAGAAGCTTCGAGGCGGTGATCCTCCTTTCGGCCCCGCTGCTCATCTGCGCCCTGGTGGTGGGCCTTCTCATCAGCATCTTCCAGGCGGTAACCTCGATCAACGAGGCGACCCTCGCCTTCGCCCCGAAGATCGTCGCCGTCATGGTGGCGATGGTGGTCTTCTTCCCCTGGATGATGATGTACATGAGCGACTTCACCCGCGAAATCTACGGCATGATCGCCAACATGAGGCATTAG
- the fliP gene encoding flagellar type III secretion system pore protein FliP (The bacterial flagellar biogenesis protein FliP forms a type III secretion system (T3SS)-type pore required for flagellar assembly.), producing the protein MAGALLLVLAILVLAGTALAEPLSLPTVSVGVGKVTKPADVSVVLQIFFLMTVISLAPSLLMMTTSFTRIVVVLSFLRSALGTQQAPSNQIVVGLSLFLTFFIMAPVWQQVNANALQPYRASQITQEEAVKRGVAPLRKFMLSQVREKDLALFINLSKLPRPKNADDIPTLTLIPAYMVSELKTAFQIGFLIFIPFLVLDMVVASVLMSMGMMMLPPVMISLPFKILLFVLVDGWGLVIGSLVKSFG; encoded by the coding sequence ATGGCGGGAGCGCTGCTCCTCGTGCTGGCAATCCTGGTACTGGCCGGTACCGCACTGGCTGAACCCCTCTCCTTACCCACGGTGAGCGTCGGGGTCGGCAAGGTCACGAAGCCTGCCGACGTCTCCGTGGTGCTGCAAATCTTCTTCCTGATGACGGTCATCTCGCTGGCCCCGAGCCTTTTGATGATGACCACCTCCTTCACCAGGATCGTCGTGGTGCTCTCGTTCCTCCGTTCGGCGCTGGGGACCCAGCAGGCCCCCTCCAACCAGATCGTGGTCGGCCTTTCCCTGTTCCTTACCTTCTTCATCATGGCGCCGGTCTGGCAGCAGGTGAACGCCAACGCGCTGCAGCCTTACCGGGCCTCGCAGATAACCCAGGAGGAGGCGGTGAAAAGGGGGGTGGCCCCCTTGAGGAAGTTCATGCTTTCCCAGGTGCGCGAGAAGGACCTGGCGCTCTTCATCAACCTCTCCAAGCTTCCCAGGCCCAAAAACGCCGACGACATCCCGACCCTGACCCTGATCCCGGCCTACATGGTGAGCGAGCTGAAGACCGCCTTCCAGATCGGCTTCCTGATCTTCATCCCCTTCCTGGTGCTCGACATGGTGGTCGCGTCGGTGCTGATGTCCATGGGTATGATGATGCTGCCGCCGGTGATGATCTCCCTCCCCTTCAAGATCCTTCTCTTCGTCCTGGTGGACGGCTGGGGGCTCGTCATCGGTTCGCTGGTGAAGAGCTTCGGGTGA
- the fliO gene encoding flagellar biosynthetic protein FliO: MRKLLLSITTAVTLSPAAALAQQGEAGPELMGSLAQMAGSLILVIGIILLLYYLAGRLMKVPQGGGARYIRVVETRHLAPKKSLMLVEVGGEYLLLSNSGEGVSLIKQVEMLEEIEVVEERGYGTLIPFPLRNKLKNIPGAGARGKMPLGQLKKSGDFA; this comes from the coding sequence ATGAGAAAGCTCCTGCTGTCGATTACAACGGCGGTTACCCTGTCGCCGGCCGCTGCGCTGGCGCAGCAGGGGGAGGCGGGCCCGGAGCTCATGGGGAGCCTCGCGCAGATGGCGGGATCCCTCATCCTCGTGATCGGGATCATCCTGCTGCTCTACTACCTGGCGGGGCGCCTGATGAAGGTGCCGCAAGGGGGAGGGGCGCGTTACATCCGGGTGGTCGAGACCAGGCACCTGGCCCCGAAGAAGTCGCTGATGCTGGTCGAGGTGGGTGGCGAGTACCTCCTTTTGAGCAACAGCGGCGAGGGGGTCAGCCTGATCAAGCAGGTGGAGATGCTGGAGGAGATCGAGGTGGTGGAAGAGCGAGGCTACGGCACGCTGATCCCGTTCCCGCTGAGAAACAAGCTGAAAAACATTCCCGGCGCGGGAGCGCGCGGGAAGATGCCTCTGGGGCAGTTAAAAAAAAGTGGTGACTTTGCGTGA
- the fliN gene encoding flagellar motor switch protein FliN has translation MSEKLALEDEKEVPQPKNLDFIMDIPLQLTVELGRSKLLVRDVLQLNQGSVVELTKLAGEPLDVFVNSKLVARGEAVVVNDKFGIRLLDIVSPNERVDKVL, from the coding sequence TTGAGCGAAAAACTCGCTTTGGAAGACGAGAAGGAAGTACCCCAGCCGAAGAATCTGGATTTCATCATGGATATACCGCTGCAGCTGACCGTGGAGCTTGGCAGAAGCAAGCTCCTGGTGCGCGACGTGCTGCAGTTGAACCAGGGGTCGGTGGTGGAGCTCACCAAGCTCGCGGGCGAGCCGCTGGACGTCTTCGTGAATTCGAAGCTGGTGGCCCGGGGCGAGGCGGTGGTGGTGAACGACAAGTTCGGCATCCGGCTCCTCGATATCGTGAGCCCCAACGAGAGGGTGGACAAGGTGCTATGA
- the fliM gene encoding flagellar motor switch protein FliM translates to MEKLLTKEEIDALVAAVFDGTLVPENELAKEGPQAEQFDLLDIEAHRAIPNLDIVYDGFIRYNRVTMSNRLGRMVDIKKEEAVPYKFGDFLSVLPNPVCMAIYKMDPLKGAALIAFDATLVFTIVDSILGGSGVQPQGMNRLFTSIELRLVEKIVKDALADLEKAWAPLCPASMNLLRLEMNPRLVNIVPPEYQVVTMSMKIQIEETVGSMILAIPFLTIEPIRDKLKRGVQMDMMAVDPFWSYRLSEELMGAPMDLSVEMGGATISLSDLLHLTPGDTIMLEASGKDELTVKVGGTKKFMGIAGVSGGNKAVQITRALNAGGED, encoded by the coding sequence ATGGAAAAACTTCTCACCAAGGAAGAAATAGATGCCCTGGTCGCGGCGGTTTTCGACGGGACCCTGGTTCCGGAAAACGAGCTGGCCAAGGAAGGGCCGCAGGCCGAGCAGTTCGACCTGCTGGACATCGAGGCGCACCGCGCCATCCCGAACCTTGACATCGTCTACGACGGATTCATCCGGTACAACAGGGTCACCATGTCCAACCGGCTGGGGCGGATGGTGGACATCAAGAAGGAGGAGGCGGTCCCCTACAAGTTCGGGGACTTCCTGAGCGTGCTCCCGAACCCCGTCTGCATGGCGATCTACAAGATGGACCCCCTGAAGGGGGCCGCCCTGATCGCCTTCGACGCCACCTTGGTCTTCACCATCGTGGACAGCATCCTCGGGGGGAGCGGAGTGCAGCCCCAAGGGATGAACCGGCTCTTCACCTCGATCGAGCTGAGGCTCGTGGAGAAGATCGTCAAGGACGCGCTGGCGGACCTGGAGAAGGCGTGGGCGCCGCTTTGCCCGGCCAGCATGAACCTGCTCCGCCTGGAGATGAACCCGCGCCTGGTCAACATCGTCCCCCCCGAGTACCAGGTGGTGACCATGTCGATGAAGATCCAGATCGAGGAGACGGTGGGGAGCATGATCCTCGCCATCCCCTTCCTTACCATCGAGCCGATCCGCGACAAGCTGAAGCGCGGCGTCCAGATGGACATGATGGCTGTGGACCCGTTCTGGTCCTACCGGCTTTCCGAGGAGCTCATGGGCGCGCCCATGGATCTCTCGGTCGAGATGGGAGGGGCGACCATCTCGCTTTCGGACCTGCTGCACTTAACGCCGGGAGACACCATCATGCTGGAGGCAAGCGGCAAGGACGAGCTGACGGTGAAGGTGGGCGGCACCAAGAAGTTCATGGGGATCGCCGGGGTAAGCGGCGGCAACAAGGCAGTACAGATAACCCGGGCCCTGAATGCAGGAGGTGAAGATTGA
- a CDS encoding flagellar basal body-associated FliL family protein codes for MAEQAKAQDAPPKDNKKLFIIIGAVVAVLAIGGGAALFLGGKKGEKAPEGAKVEAKAEGGGHGAPAKEGEGAAAGATIYPLEPFIVNIYDGAELRYLKVKVEFEMANPQVKPELEAKMAPLRDAILILLTTKTMQEIQDLQGKNQLREQILAAVSKVVPPSKITKVYFTDFVVQ; via the coding sequence ATGGCTGAACAGGCGAAGGCGCAGGACGCCCCACCGAAGGACAACAAGAAGCTCTTCATCATCATCGGCGCCGTGGTGGCGGTACTCGCCATCGGAGGGGGAGCGGCTCTGTTCCTCGGCGGCAAGAAGGGCGAGAAGGCTCCGGAAGGCGCCAAGGTCGAGGCCAAGGCGGAAGGGGGAGGGCACGGCGCGCCCGCCAAGGAAGGAGAGGGCGCAGCAGCCGGCGCGACCATCTATCCGCTGGAACCGTTCATCGTCAACATCTACGACGGTGCGGAACTGCGCTACCTGAAGGTAAAGGTCGAGTTCGAGATGGCCAACCCGCAGGTGAAGCCCGAACTGGAGGCGAAAATGGCCCCGCTTCGGGATGCCATCCTCATTCTGCTCACCACCAAGACCATGCAGGAGATCCAGGACCTGCAGGGGAAAAACCAGCTGCGGGAACAGATCCTGGCGGCGGTCTCGAAGGTGGTGCCTCCCAGCAAGATAACCAAGGTTTACTTCACGGATTTCGTGGTGCAGTAA
- a CDS encoding flagellar hook-basal body protein: MSVTSALYTGVSGLLQNGEAMNVIGNNISNVNTVGYKGARTLFSDMLSQNVGNNSQIGKGVQMQAVQNVFSQGSTQTSENVTDLAIQGNSFFALKPSTAAAPVAAQSSAFLSRAGAFHTDSNLYLVNPDGYQVLDTAGNPIKFLNSGAAPATDFGKVLSIDNTGLITYLATDGITQNYYSTSGVAGVATTPAAAAAAQKVAVVTAPDPTALKKVGGSLYQATTTSGVSAAGFSLAANKANGVSEQILSNTLEQSTVDLANEFVKMITTQRAYSANSKTITTSDQMTQEVLSLIR, from the coding sequence ATGAGCGTAACTTCCGCACTGTATACCGGCGTCAGCGGCCTGCTTCAAAACGGCGAGGCCATGAACGTGATCGGCAACAACATATCCAACGTCAACACCGTCGGCTACAAGGGTGCGCGCACCCTCTTCTCGGACATGCTTTCCCAGAACGTCGGCAACAACTCCCAGATCGGCAAGGGCGTGCAGATGCAGGCCGTGCAGAACGTCTTCTCCCAGGGCTCCACCCAGACCTCCGAGAACGTCACCGACCTCGCCATCCAGGGGAACAGCTTCTTTGCCTTGAAGCCCTCGACCGCGGCCGCCCCCGTGGCTGCGCAGAGCTCCGCCTTTCTCTCCCGCGCCGGCGCCTTCCACACCGACAGCAACCTTTACCTGGTGAACCCGGACGGCTACCAGGTGCTCGACACCGCCGGCAACCCGATCAAGTTCCTCAACTCCGGCGCCGCCCCCGCCACAGACTTCGGCAAGGTCCTGAGCATCGACAACACCGGCCTGATCACCTACCTCGCAACGGACGGGATCACCCAGAACTACTACAGCACCTCCGGGGTGGCCGGTGTCGCCACGACACCCGCCGCTGCGGCCGCCGCGCAGAAGGTTGCCGTGGTAACCGCGCCCGATCCGACCGCGCTGAAGAAGGTCGGCGGCTCGCTGTACCAGGCGACCACCACCTCCGGCGTCTCGGCCGCCGGCTTCTCGCTGGCAGCCAACAAGGCCAACGGGGTGAGCGAGCAGATCCTCTCCAACACCTTGGAGCAGAGCACGGTCGACCTGGCGAACGAGTTCGTCAAGATGATCACCACCCAGAGGGCCTACTCGGCCAACTCCAAGACCATCACCACCTCCGACCAGATGACGCAGGAAGTGCTGAGCCTGATCCGCTAG
- a CDS encoding TIGR02530 family flagellar biosynthesis protein gives MIDNSILFPQPIQAPVKPRPNVNQPAGKSVGSSTPFAQVLDQKLTGQPVRLSQHAQERLKSRGITLSDSDMEQLKGAVDSVAQKGGKESLIMMGDAALVVSVKNRTVVTAMDRQSMKGNVFTNIDSAVFF, from the coding sequence ATGATCGACAACAGCATCCTGTTTCCGCAACCGATCCAGGCGCCGGTCAAGCCCAGGCCAAACGTCAACCAGCCGGCCGGTAAAAGCGTCGGGAGCAGCACCCCCTTCGCCCAGGTACTGGACCAGAAACTGACCGGGCAGCCGGTCCGACTCTCCCAGCACGCGCAGGAAAGGCTCAAGTCCCGCGGCATCACCCTCTCCGACAGCGACATGGAGCAGCTCAAGGGGGCAGTGGACAGCGTGGCGCAAAAGGGGGGGAAGGAATCCCTGATCATGATGGGGGACGCGGCGCTGGTGGTCAGCGTCAAAAACCGGACAGTGGTCACGGCCATGGATCGGCAGAGCATGAAAGGGAACGTTTTCACCAACATCGATTCGGCGGTTTTTTTCTAG